From the genome of Streptomyces sp. NBC_01341, one region includes:
- a CDS encoding LLM class flavin-dependent oxidoreductase encodes MRVGTFVLAAQFPGQGQGEALHRAVRSAEVAEESGLDSVWLAEHHFVPYGVCPSATTLAALLLGRTRRIRVGTAVSVLPNQHPVMLGEQAALLHLTSGGRFTLGVGRGGPWVDLEVFGGGLDAYERGFPEALGLLLDWLDKPRVAGGGERFGFREVAVVPRADELLGDGPPGPEVIVACTSPKSVKLAAGKGLPMLLGMHCGDEEKADMVTLWRTAARDAGLPPEVVERVEHVSAGVAQIADRPADAVETLVKAMPGWLRQGLDAHVTVDGRHRVMRDPVAYTEFLCGLHPVGPPGFAADRLAATAERTGITRFALMVEGSGDLAATETNVQRLGTEVLPLLK; translated from the coding sequence ATGCGCGTAGGAACGTTCGTACTGGCAGCACAGTTTCCGGGGCAGGGGCAGGGCGAGGCCCTGCACCGTGCAGTCCGGTCCGCGGAGGTCGCGGAGGAGTCCGGACTCGATTCCGTCTGGCTGGCAGAACATCATTTCGTGCCGTACGGGGTGTGCCCGTCCGCCACGACACTGGCCGCGCTGCTGCTCGGCCGCACCCGCAGGATCCGGGTGGGCACGGCCGTGAGCGTGCTCCCCAACCAGCACCCGGTGATGCTCGGTGAACAGGCGGCGCTGCTGCACCTGACCAGCGGCGGCCGCTTCACCCTCGGGGTGGGGCGCGGCGGCCCGTGGGTCGACCTGGAGGTGTTCGGAGGCGGCCTCGACGCGTACGAGCGCGGCTTCCCCGAGGCCCTGGGGCTGCTGCTCGACTGGCTGGACAAGCCCCGGGTGGCGGGCGGCGGGGAGCGGTTCGGCTTCCGTGAGGTGGCCGTGGTCCCCCGCGCCGACGAACTCCTCGGGGACGGTCCGCCGGGCCCCGAGGTGATCGTCGCGTGCACCTCGCCGAAAAGCGTGAAACTCGCCGCTGGAAAGGGTTTGCCGATGCTTCTCGGGATGCATTGCGGCGACGAGGAAAAGGCGGACATGGTCACGCTGTGGCGTACGGCTGCCCGGGACGCGGGCCTGCCGCCGGAGGTCGTGGAGCGGGTGGAACACGTGTCCGCGGGGGTGGCACAGATCGCCGACCGTCCCGCAGACGCTGTGGAGACGCTCGTGAAGGCGATGCCGGGGTGGCTGCGCCAGGGGCTCGACGCCCATGTGACGGTCGACGGCCGGCACCGGGTGATGCGTGACCCCGTCGCGTACACGGAGTTCCTGTGCGGGCTGCACCCCGTGGGGCCGCCCGGTTTCGCCGCCGACCGCCTGGCGGCCACGGCGGAGCGCACGGGCATCACCCGCTTCGCCCTCATGGTGGAGGGCTCGGGCGACCTCGCGGCGACGGAGACCAATGTGCAGCGGCTGGGCACAGAGGTGCTGCCGTTGCTGAAGTGA
- a CDS encoding ABC transporter permease, with protein sequence MTTPATPPPPQAHQYQHPQQGWGGPAGTYASPIPVRTPGLGDAIASEWTKIRSVRSTMWTLGVMIVLLVGIGLLTAFAVSVSDAEMEGTPILSLGFFGVLLGSICVITLGVLTIASEYGTGMIRTTLTACPSRARMLTAKSVVFFLLAFTITTVTTGIVGMLQTAMLDGVTADVGSWVRATLGVGLYVATLGLLALAVGALIRHSAGAITVMIGVVLLPLVLAMFMFADSLAGVQQALFEYSVPSQLGAMYDASVTTSGPSGWQPLWIIIGVTAVVMAGAFASLDRRDV encoded by the coding sequence ATGACGACGCCGGCGACTCCGCCGCCCCCGCAGGCACACCAGTACCAGCACCCGCAGCAGGGCTGGGGCGGCCCGGCCGGGACGTACGCCTCACCGATCCCGGTGCGCACCCCGGGCCTGGGCGACGCGATCGCGTCCGAGTGGACGAAGATCCGCTCCGTGCGCTCCACGATGTGGACGCTCGGCGTGATGATCGTGCTGCTGGTCGGCATCGGGCTGCTCACCGCGTTCGCCGTGAGTGTGTCGGACGCGGAGATGGAAGGGACGCCGATCCTCAGTCTCGGCTTCTTCGGTGTGCTGCTGGGCTCGATCTGTGTGATCACACTGGGCGTGCTCACCATCGCGTCCGAGTACGGCACGGGAATGATCCGTACGACCCTGACCGCGTGCCCGAGCAGGGCGCGGATGCTGACGGCGAAGTCCGTCGTGTTCTTCCTGCTCGCCTTCACGATCACCACGGTGACCACCGGGATCGTGGGGATGCTGCAGACGGCCATGCTGGACGGGGTCACGGCCGACGTCGGCTCCTGGGTGCGCGCCACCCTGGGTGTCGGCCTCTACGTCGCGACGCTCGGGCTGCTCGCCCTCGCCGTCGGCGCGCTCATCCGGCACTCGGCGGGCGCGATCACGGTGATGATCGGGGTGGTGCTGCTCCCGCTCGTGCTGGCCATGTTCATGTTCGCGGATTCCCTGGCGGGCGTGCAGCAGGCTCTCTTCGAGTACTCCGTCCCCAGCCAGCTCGGCGCGATGTACGACGCGTCGGTGACCACGTCGGGGCCGAGCGGCTGGCAGCCGCTGTGGATCATCATCGGAGTGACCGCGGTGGTCATGGCCGGCGCCTTCGCCTCGCTGGACCGGCGGGACGTCTGA
- a CDS encoding SCO5389 family protein has product MSLDVSPALLEQAERGEVDEADFVDCVRTSLPYAWEMISSLVAQLKVDGGEFADNQTPPPDEQARGQLLRALASDAIRGALQRHFGVRLAFQNCHRIAVFPLDASVDERLARFTSVRGQLLNQSPELRDC; this is encoded by the coding sequence ATGTCGCTCGACGTCTCACCGGCGCTGTTGGAACAGGCCGAGCGAGGCGAGGTCGACGAAGCCGACTTCGTCGACTGCGTCCGGACCTCCCTGCCCTACGCATGGGAGATGATCAGCTCCCTGGTGGCACAGCTGAAGGTCGACGGCGGAGAGTTCGCCGACAACCAGACGCCCCCGCCGGACGAGCAGGCACGTGGTCAGCTGCTGCGTGCGCTCGCGAGTGATGCGATACGCGGCGCGCTGCAGCGGCACTTCGGGGTGCGCCTGGCATTCCAGAACTGCCACCGCATAGCCGTATTCCCGCTGGACGCCTCGGTCGACGAGCGTCTGGCCCGATTCACCTCGGTGAGGGGCCAGTTGCTCAACCAGTCACCCGAGCTGCGGGACTGCTGA
- a CDS encoding ATP/GTP-binding protein: MSPRRNRPRGGESPEGNAREPGERYGSGGATESWQGEEWSVRPVSGASAAGKRYRCPGCDQEIPSGVPHMVAWPEFGGIDDRRHWHKACWNAKDRRTTRVQRSRNAPRY; encoded by the coding sequence GTGTCCCCGCGCCGCAACCGCCCCCGAGGCGGCGAGAGTCCCGAAGGAAACGCACGCGAGCCCGGGGAGCGGTACGGCAGCGGCGGTGCGACCGAGAGCTGGCAGGGCGAGGAATGGTCGGTGCGCCCCGTGAGCGGCGCGAGCGCGGCGGGCAAGCGCTACCGCTGCCCCGGCTGCGACCAGGAGATCCCGTCCGGGGTCCCGCACATGGTGGCCTGGCCCGAATTCGGCGGCATCGACGACCGGAGGCACTGGCACAAGGCCTGCTGGAACGCGAAGGACCGCCGCACCACGAGGGTGCAGCGGTCCAGGAACGCCCCGCGCTACTGA
- the nucS gene encoding endonuclease NucS — translation MRLVIARCSVDYAGRLTAHLPSAPRLILVKADGSVSIHADDRAYKPLNWMSPPCTLKEGADDSEGVWTVVNKAGEKLIITMEEILHDSSHELGVDPGLIKDGVEAHLQELLADRIETIGEGYTLIRREYPTAIGPVDILCRDADGATVAVELKRRGDIDGVEQLTRYLELLNRDPHLAPVRGVFAAQEIKPQARVLATDRGIGCLVLDYDAMRGIEDDKLRLF, via the coding sequence ATGCGTCTCGTCATCGCCCGTTGCTCCGTCGACTACGCGGGCCGGCTCACCGCCCACCTGCCCTCCGCCCCCCGTCTGATCCTGGTGAAGGCGGACGGCAGTGTCTCGATCCACGCCGACGACCGGGCGTACAAACCTCTCAACTGGATGTCACCGCCCTGCACCCTGAAGGAGGGCGCCGACGACAGCGAGGGCGTCTGGACCGTGGTGAACAAGGCGGGCGAAAAACTGATCATCACTATGGAGGAAATCCTCCATGACTCATCCCACGAGCTGGGCGTCGATCCAGGGCTCATCAAGGACGGTGTGGAAGCACACCTCCAGGAGCTGCTCGCCGACCGCATCGAGACGATCGGCGAGGGTTACACCCTGATCCGCCGTGAGTACCCGACCGCTATCGGCCCGGTCGACATCCTGTGCCGGGACGCGGACGGCGCGACGGTGGCGGTGGAGCTGAAGCGGCGTGGCGACATCGACGGCGTGGAGCAGCTGACCCGCTATCTGGAGCTGCTCAACCGCGATCCTCATCTGGCTCCGGTGCGCGGTGTGTTCGCCGCCCAGGAGATCAAGCCGCAGGCGCGGGTGCTGGCGACCGACCGCGGTATCGGGTGCCTGGTCCTGGACTACGACGCGATGCGCGGCATCGAGGACGACAAGCTGCGGCTGTTCTGA